One genomic region from Sphingobacterium multivorum encodes:
- a CDS encoding sigma-54 interaction domain-containing protein: MTIMQHTGVGSDPQAIYNRIQQREIEQLAQMAIQQKIAPIHTLAALDLLQNEIQIFLGQNWLSLFIADNREVNYSLLFQSKNKAKTSENESRSCKDKFFKECILSAEPILFRASEILKADKSFPTNFVHAIQEGNKAIVSKAFRVHDHYWAILSLGYKKLEQIDPQLEYRIKNFIPQLGITVGNILMHERSAHAAFTKLASSQAQLTVQPQGLQQNEGYGQKSEASEPQMIGESELIQAIKSQLKTVARSEMNLLIQGESGTGKEVATQIVHHFSIRSDRPLIKVNCAAIAPTLIESELFGHEKGSFSGAVKRKIGKFEQAQGGTLFLDEIGDLPLTLQAKLLRVLQEKEIERVGGNKNIPIDVRIICATHKDLQTEVKAGNFRADLYYRISAFPITLPSLRERREDIPHLIQHFLLKHAGEKPPKQISKKVLQRLHLHSWPGNIRELEHVIARSILLTEDSTIKKIALLSDGDFVGESKVPDFRLQTLANFEKEYILWVLHNCKARISGPNGAATILGIPATTLQSKMKKLGIGKKFSYSKE; this comes from the coding sequence ATGACCATCATGCAGCATACAGGCGTAGGATCAGATCCGCAAGCGATTTATAATCGCATTCAGCAACGCGAAATAGAGCAGCTTGCTCAAATGGCTATTCAGCAGAAAATAGCTCCTATTCATACCCTAGCCGCATTGGATTTGCTCCAAAACGAAATCCAAATCTTTTTGGGACAGAATTGGCTTTCGCTATTTATTGCGGATAATCGCGAAGTTAACTATAGCCTCCTTTTTCAATCCAAAAATAAGGCAAAAACAAGCGAGAACGAATCACGTAGCTGTAAAGACAAATTCTTTAAAGAATGTATCCTTTCCGCTGAACCCATCCTGTTCCGAGCCAGCGAAATTTTAAAAGCGGATAAATCTTTTCCGACAAACTTTGTCCACGCCATTCAAGAGGGAAATAAAGCAATTGTATCCAAAGCTTTTCGAGTACATGACCACTATTGGGCGATCTTAAGTCTAGGCTACAAAAAACTGGAACAGATCGATCCTCAGCTTGAGTATCGCATAAAAAATTTTATCCCACAGCTTGGTATTACTGTCGGCAATATTCTGATGCACGAACGGTCGGCACATGCAGCCTTTACAAAACTGGCCAGTAGCCAAGCGCAGCTCACTGTACAGCCTCAGGGTCTCCAGCAGAACGAGGGTTATGGTCAGAAATCAGAGGCATCGGAGCCGCAGATGATTGGCGAGAGTGAACTGATACAAGCCATAAAATCGCAGCTCAAAACAGTAGCGCGCTCAGAAATGAACCTGCTTATTCAAGGTGAAAGCGGAACTGGCAAAGAAGTTGCCACCCAAATTGTACATCATTTTTCAATCAGATCGGACCGTCCCCTAATAAAAGTCAACTGTGCGGCTATTGCGCCCACATTGATCGAAAGTGAGCTTTTTGGACATGAAAAAGGTAGTTTCAGTGGTGCTGTAAAACGTAAAATCGGCAAGTTCGAACAGGCTCAGGGCGGAACACTTTTTTTGGACGAGATTGGAGATCTTCCGTTAACACTCCAGGCCAAACTTCTCCGTGTGTTACAAGAAAAAGAAATTGAGCGCGTGGGAGGAAATAAAAATATTCCTATCGATGTCCGTATAATCTGTGCCACACACAAGGACTTACAAACCGAAGTTAAGGCCGGCAACTTTCGAGCCGACCTATATTACCGGATCAGCGCATTTCCAATTACTCTCCCATCCCTTCGTGAACGACGAGAAGATATTCCTCATTTAATCCAGCATTTCCTCCTAAAACATGCCGGAGAAAAACCACCTAAGCAAATCAGTAAAAAGGTTTTGCAACGCCTCCATTTACATTCCTGGCCTGGCAATATTCGCGAACTTGAACATGTTATTGCACGTTCGATTCTATTGACGGAAGATTCAACTATAAAAAAAATCGCACTATTGTCTGACGGTGATTTTGTAGGAGAAAGCAAGGTTCCGGATTTCCGTTTACAAACCTTGGCAAACTTTGAAAAAGAGTATATTCTTTGGGTATTGCACAACTGTAAAGCCCGTATTTCTGGCCCCAATGGGGCGGCGACCATACTCGGTATTCCAGCCACAACGCTTCAATCCAAGATGAAAAAGCTGGGCATTGGCAAGAAGTTTTCTTACTCCAAGGAATAA
- a CDS encoding sigma-54-dependent transcriptional regulator — translation MQKGNKILIVEDEFIVANDLRMILKKNGYEVIGIASSVSQAKTIIATTKPNWILLDILLKGSETGIDLAIELNKLELPFLFISANTNQGILEAVKETRPYGFLTKPFREKDLFIMLDIANERLSSENKAEDPKIKSIENRSLKNQLIGTSPALNEVLSQVELVAPTDTSVLLLGESGTGKEKIAQSLHQLSLRKQQPLVVVNCAAIPLSLMESELFGHEKGAFTGAQNRRIGKFELADGGTIFLDEIGELPLEAQTKLLRVLQEQEIDRVGGELPVKINVRIIAATNRNLEQEVALGHFRLDLYYRLNIFPIAIPPLRERTGDIEVLANYFLAFYATKLKKNVTAFSAHALANMQAYPWPGNIREMQHLIERTVLLAKEPIINDMVFTEHLESKIKISDFSSQKLASLEEMEREHILRVLESCKGKISGPGGATEILQISSSSLYNKMKKFGIKSDFY, via the coding sequence ATGCAAAAAGGAAACAAGATCTTAATCGTAGAAGACGAATTTATCGTCGCTAATGATCTCAGGATGATCCTCAAAAAAAACGGTTATGAAGTCATTGGTATAGCGTCTTCTGTGTCGCAGGCCAAGACAATTATCGCGACAACAAAACCGAATTGGATACTACTCGATATCCTATTAAAGGGAAGTGAAACAGGTATCGACCTCGCTATTGAACTGAACAAGCTGGAGCTACCATTCTTATTTATATCGGCCAATACCAACCAAGGCATTTTAGAAGCGGTTAAAGAGACAAGACCCTATGGTTTTTTGACAAAACCATTTCGCGAAAAGGATCTTTTCATTATGCTCGATATTGCCAATGAAAGGCTCAGTTCGGAAAACAAAGCCGAGGATCCAAAAATTAAGTCCATTGAAAACAGAAGCTTAAAAAATCAGCTCATCGGTACAAGCCCAGCTCTTAATGAGGTACTTTCACAGGTTGAGTTGGTTGCTCCTACAGACACCTCCGTTTTGCTGCTCGGCGAAAGCGGCACAGGTAAAGAAAAGATTGCGCAGTCATTACATCAGCTATCGTTGCGCAAGCAGCAGCCTTTGGTTGTCGTCAATTGTGCTGCCATACCATTATCTCTTATGGAGTCTGAATTATTTGGTCATGAAAAAGGAGCCTTTACAGGGGCGCAAAATAGAAGAATTGGTAAATTTGAACTTGCCGACGGGGGAACCATCTTTTTGGACGAAATTGGTGAACTACCGTTAGAAGCGCAGACCAAATTACTGCGTGTGCTTCAGGAACAAGAAATCGACCGTGTAGGCGGAGAGCTGCCGGTCAAGATCAATGTACGTATTATCGCTGCGACTAACCGCAACCTGGAACAGGAGGTCGCCCTAGGCCACTTTAGACTGGACCTATATTATCGGCTCAACATCTTCCCAATTGCCATTCCCCCACTTCGAGAGCGGACTGGAGATATTGAGGTGCTAGCCAATTATTTTCTGGCCTTTTACGCCACTAAACTCAAGAAAAACGTCACAGCCTTTTCTGCCCATGCACTTGCCAATATGCAAGCTTATCCATGGCCGGGCAATATTCGGGAGATGCAGCACCTTATTGAAAGAACTGTACTGCTTGCAAAAGAGCCCATCATCAACGACATGGTATTTACTGAACACCTGGAAAGTAAAATCAAAATTTCAGATTTCTCATCTCAAAAATTAGCCTCCCTTGAAGAAATGGAACGAGAGCATATTTTGCGTGTACTTGAATCATGTAAGGGCAAAATTTCCGGCCCAGGTGGCGCAACAGAAATCTTACAGATCAGTTCATCCAGTCTATATAACAAAATGAAAAAATTCGGAATTAAATCCGACTTTTATTGA
- a CDS encoding tetratricopeptide repeat-containing sensor histidine kinase, with amino-acid sequence MRIYLILSFFILSIFNTFGQDNTTIHRLLDSISQEKDTGQKARMLYGAAKCYLEKPGESKKDLDSALWLNRTSQKLHLSVNLKTEAALNMLLDARIQEEMGKPDLAKSQKKASLLFANTHQLAKASAMIYLSMANDIKDVDYHQKTSLFQQALEQAKKTSDKSLEPKILMEQSSFLSNYGDYKGAIETAHRAAVLKKQTGEKNISQELVSVAGNLRMLLRLKEALKYALEARRVVENENTTTTKDNLAAVYNIVGLIYYDLKSNKEALENYQKSFEIAKSQGDRYGIHTITLNLATILSRLNRVSDALNLLDNVTKDYASDIYSIRYAYLYTMLYTRNKNTKKAYPYYQELLTYYKTGNITGQERHIMMIGIASYLFADGQIKQMYPYLEEIERSMTKESSLLRASELRKLYYLADSARGDFKSAFKNLTAFKTISDSINSVERAKELTALQLDYDTEKKDHDIVLLKQKGQLQKSLLEREAIIRNVFIGSFVVLLTFAGFLYIQNAIKKRSNEKLTLKQEEINTQNEKLKQLIAEKEWLLKEIHHRVKNNMQIIISLLNTQSAYLENEDAINAIQNSQNRMHAMSLIHQKLYQTDNLSRIDMKWYIQELTEYLKDSFQSEKSVKFEIQVDPITLDVAQAVPVGLILNEAINNAIKHAFTQREGTVFISFRRIKATPYDLLLSIADNGIGIQKDLSSNDSDSFGMNLMQGLTSQLDGEFKLTSDQGVFITIQFSQKEAEI; translated from the coding sequence ATGAGAATCTATCTAATACTTAGCTTTTTTATCCTTTCGATCTTTAATACATTCGGTCAGGACAACACGACTATTCATCGTCTGCTAGACAGCATATCGCAGGAAAAGGATACCGGACAGAAAGCTCGTATGCTTTATGGAGCCGCTAAATGTTATCTGGAAAAACCAGGTGAATCAAAAAAAGACCTAGACAGTGCCTTATGGCTTAATAGGACATCCCAAAAACTCCACCTCTCAGTCAACCTTAAAACCGAAGCCGCGCTAAATATGCTTCTGGATGCCCGTATACAGGAGGAAATGGGGAAACCTGACCTTGCAAAAAGCCAGAAAAAGGCTAGTTTACTTTTTGCGAACACCCATCAGCTTGCTAAAGCCTCGGCCATGATTTACCTGTCTATGGCTAACGACATTAAAGATGTTGACTATCATCAAAAAACCAGCTTATTCCAGCAAGCGTTAGAACAAGCCAAAAAGACAAGTGATAAATCACTTGAGCCCAAAATCCTGATGGAACAATCCAGCTTCCTTTCCAATTATGGGGACTATAAAGGTGCCATAGAAACTGCTCATCGAGCTGCTGTATTAAAAAAACAGACCGGCGAAAAAAATATCAGCCAGGAGCTTGTGTCCGTTGCCGGTAATCTTCGGATGCTCCTGCGCCTCAAAGAAGCTTTAAAATATGCGCTCGAAGCCCGTCGGGTAGTGGAAAACGAAAACACGACGACAACCAAAGATAATTTAGCTGCCGTGTACAATATTGTGGGATTGATCTATTATGACCTCAAATCCAATAAAGAGGCCCTAGAAAATTACCAAAAGTCATTTGAAATCGCTAAAAGTCAAGGTGACAGATATGGCATCCATACGATAACACTCAATTTAGCGACGATTCTATCCCGTCTCAATCGCGTTTCAGATGCACTGAATCTGCTTGATAATGTCACCAAAGATTACGCGTCTGATATCTATTCCATACGCTATGCCTATCTGTATACCATGCTGTACACAAGAAATAAAAATACAAAAAAAGCTTATCCCTATTATCAGGAACTCTTAACCTATTACAAAACCGGGAATATCACCGGACAGGAAAGGCATATTATGATGATTGGAATCGCTAGCTATCTTTTTGCAGATGGACAGATCAAGCAGATGTATCCTTACCTCGAAGAAATAGAGCGATCAATGACCAAAGAAAGCAGTCTGCTCCGTGCCTCCGAATTGCGGAAACTTTATTATCTGGCCGACTCCGCCCGCGGTGATTTTAAATCCGCATTCAAAAACTTGACAGCTTTCAAAACGATCAGCGATTCCATTAATAGTGTAGAGCGAGCCAAGGAGCTTACGGCCTTACAATTAGATTATGATACCGAAAAAAAAGACCATGATATCGTCCTCCTCAAGCAAAAAGGTCAACTGCAAAAATCACTGCTTGAACGGGAGGCCATTATACGAAACGTGTTCATAGGCAGCTTTGTCGTTCTGTTGACCTTCGCGGGCTTTTTGTATATCCAAAATGCCATAAAAAAAAGAAGTAATGAAAAACTAACGCTTAAACAGGAAGAAATCAATACCCAGAATGAAAAGCTAAAACAGCTGATCGCTGAAAAAGAATGGCTACTAAAAGAAATTCACCATCGCGTCAAAAACAACATGCAGATTATTATCAGTCTGCTCAATACACAATCGGCTTATCTTGAAAACGAAGATGCCATCAACGCAATTCAAAACAGTCAAAATCGCATGCATGCGATGTCTCTGATCCATCAAAAATTATATCAGACAGACAACCTCTCTCGCATTGACATGAAATGGTATATCCAGGAACTGACCGAATATCTCAAAGATAGCTTTCAATCCGAAAAATCAGTTAAATTTGAGATTCAGGTAGATCCGATTACTCTTGATGTTGCACAGGCTGTCCCAGTTGGGCTTATTCTCAATGAAGCAATCAATAATGCAATCAAACATGCTTTTACTCAAAGGGAGGGAACTGTTTTTATCAGCTTCAGGCGAATCAAAGCTACACCTTACGATCTCTTGCTTAGCATTGCCGACAATGGTATCGGAATACAGAAAGATCTTAGCAGTAATGATAGTGACTCTTTCGGCATGAATCTCATGCAAGGGCTAACTTCTCAGCTTGACGGGGAATTTAAACTGACATCTGACCAAGGTGTTTTCATTACTATTCAATTTTCACAGAAAGAAGCCGAAATTTAA
- a CDS encoding YoaK family protein produces MENQNKAHLTTLVLTLVGGYCDTVTFVAADKIFSAHVTGNFIVFAYQLINGGDSTAWIKLATFPVFVTAVMAGGWLTSRSHKKNTVLFAEALLLVIAGLLAIILPVEASKTVMYSLVMLVVFALGMQNAFGKLFAKATYGPTTMMTGNVTQASLDLCVLIANKFKNPDTNVSFGKQLITLSGFFIGCLAGAYFGKQLGLTSIIFAGIAMLVCYFLSNDKDQ; encoded by the coding sequence ATGGAAAATCAAAACAAAGCACATCTAACAACACTTGTTCTCACACTTGTTGGAGGGTATTGTGACACTGTTACCTTTGTCGCAGCTGACAAAATATTCTCGGCCCATGTGACAGGCAACTTTATCGTCTTCGCCTATCAGCTTATCAATGGTGGAGATAGCACGGCCTGGATCAAATTGGCAACCTTTCCTGTATTTGTCACCGCTGTGATGGCCGGCGGATGGCTTACCTCACGTTCCCATAAGAAAAATACCGTCCTCTTTGCCGAAGCCCTATTACTTGTGATTGCAGGTTTGCTGGCTATTATTCTTCCGGTAGAGGCCTCCAAAACCGTGATGTATAGCCTGGTTATGCTCGTCGTATTCGCTTTGGGCATGCAAAATGCATTCGGAAAACTATTTGCCAAAGCAACTTACGGACCAACAACCATGATGACCGGAAATGTGACCCAAGCATCACTAGACCTTTGTGTACTTATCGCTAATAAATTTAAAAATCCAGACACCAACGTCAGCTTCGGGAAGCAGCTGATCACCTTATCCGGTTTTTTCATCGGATGTTTGGCGGGAGCCTATTTTGGTAAACAACTTGGATTAACTTCTATTATATTTGCAGGTATAGCGATGCTCGTCTGTTATTTCCTTTCGAACGACAAGGATCAATAA
- a CDS encoding Dps family protein, with the protein MKPHIGIHDNHLAESAQILSKLLADEYLLYTKTRNAHWNIEGADFYNKHLFFEAQYNELDELIDSLAERIRNLGHYAPASLNQFLALTQLTEHKRSGNDSAGYIKELLMDHESIIVSLRENIDHFAITLKDIGTSDYATGLLETHEKMAWMLRAHLS; encoded by the coding sequence ATGAAACCTCATATCGGAATACACGACAATCACCTAGCTGAATCGGCACAGATTCTTTCTAAACTGTTAGCCGATGAATACCTGCTTTATACGAAAACAAGAAATGCACATTGGAACATTGAGGGAGCCGATTTTTATAACAAACATCTCTTTTTTGAAGCGCAGTATAACGAACTCGATGAGCTGATTGACAGTCTTGCTGAACGCATCCGCAACCTAGGGCATTATGCACCTGCCAGCCTAAATCAGTTTCTAGCGCTGACACAGTTAACCGAACATAAAAGGTCAGGCAATGATAGTGCTGGTTATATCAAAGAATTATTAATGGACCACGAAAGCATTATTGTTTCATTGCGCGAAAACATCGACCACTTTGCCATAACACTGAAGGACATTGGAACAAGCGACTATGCAACTGGACTTCTGGAAACTCACGAAAAAATGGCTTGGATGTTACGTGCGCATTTATCATAA
- a CDS encoding DoxX family protein codes for MEILQKLFYTDLGNTVNNGAILIFRILLAWELLTVHGLKKIQKGPQAKPEHIPNPLQLPEKLNAAVAQFADTIVPFFIALGLFGRLALLPTIGVTAVGYFVVHRYDSREVRDVPFMYTLCLLLLLLTGPGAYSMDHYIYQLLTK; via the coding sequence ATGGAAATACTTCAAAAACTTTTTTACACAGATCTGGGAAATACAGTCAACAATGGAGCTATATTGATCTTTCGTATCTTGTTAGCATGGGAGTTGCTCACTGTTCACGGCCTCAAAAAAATACAAAAAGGCCCACAGGCTAAACCTGAACATATCCCGAATCCTTTGCAGCTGCCAGAAAAACTCAACGCCGCTGTGGCCCAGTTTGCTGACACCATTGTACCTTTTTTTATTGCGCTTGGCTTATTTGGAAGGTTAGCGCTATTACCGACAATAGGAGTTACCGCAGTTGGCTATTTCGTCGTCCATCGCTACGATTCACGCGAAGTACGCGATGTTCCATTTATGTACACGCTGTGCCTTTTGCTCCTCTTGCTCACTGGCCCAGGAGCTTATTCAATGGATCATTACATTTATCAACTACTCACAAAATAA
- a CDS encoding amidohydrolase, which produces MKADLILYNGKITHFGYNQEAVTAVAIQDGKFVAIGSDSDVLKLAGTQTKLIDLGGRRVVPGINDSHIHLIRGGLNYNLELRWDGVPSLADALRMLKEQVDRTPHPQWVRVVGGWSEFQFAERRMPTLAEINALAPDTPVFILHLYDRALLNAAALRAVGYTKDTPAPPGGTIEHDSHGNPTGLLIASPNAMILYSTLAKGPTLPYEEQINSTRHFMKELNRFGITSVIDAGGGFQNYPDDYKVISDLHREDQLTVRIAYNLFTQKPKHEYEDFQQWIDSVPLHQGDDMYRHNGAGEMLVFSAADFEDFLQPRPDLGENMEAELEKVVRLLVSNRWPFRLHATYNESISRFLDVFEKVNRDIPFDGLAWIFDHAETIDERNIERTKALGGGIAIQSRMAYQGEYFADRYGSTAAEQTPPVKKMLAMEVPVGGGSDATRVSSYNPWVSMYWLTAGKTVGGLQIYQDSKLDRMTALQLYTKGSAWFSQEQQKKGDIAVGMLADLTVLNNDYFTVEDEAIKEIESELTVVAGKIVYAEGDFSSFSPPPIPILPDWSPTKSYSGYYSVSKTAQKSSATASTAQSSIVNSIHLCSGSCQVHAHDHNQARMSNIAINNYTAFWGALGCSCFAF; this is translated from the coding sequence ATGAAAGCAGACCTTATTCTATATAATGGGAAGATAACCCATTTCGGCTACAACCAGGAAGCTGTTACAGCTGTAGCGATCCAAGATGGTAAATTTGTTGCCATCGGTTCAGACAGCGATGTCCTTAAGCTTGCCGGCACACAGACAAAATTGATTGACCTAGGCGGTAGACGTGTTGTACCGGGCATTAACGATTCGCATATCCACCTGATCCGTGGCGGACTCAACTATAATCTTGAATTGCGCTGGGATGGTGTTCCATCATTGGCTGATGCACTGCGTATGCTTAAAGAGCAAGTCGACCGTACACCACATCCGCAGTGGGTTCGTGTCGTTGGTGGCTGGTCCGAATTTCAATTTGCAGAACGTCGCATGCCAACTTTAGCTGAGATCAATGCCCTAGCACCTGATACACCCGTTTTTATCCTTCATCTCTACGACCGCGCACTGCTAAATGCTGCTGCATTGCGTGCCGTAGGTTATACCAAAGACACACCTGCCCCTCCAGGAGGAACCATTGAACACGATAGCCATGGTAATCCCACAGGATTGCTGATTGCATCGCCCAATGCCATGATCTTATATTCAACCTTAGCAAAAGGCCCAACTTTACCTTACGAAGAACAGATCAATTCGACTCGCCATTTCATGAAGGAGTTGAATCGCTTTGGGATTACCAGCGTCATCGATGCCGGTGGAGGCTTTCAGAACTACCCCGACGACTACAAAGTCATCAGTGACTTACATCGTGAAGACCAGCTTACAGTACGTATCGCCTACAACCTCTTTACACAAAAGCCCAAGCACGAATACGAAGATTTCCAGCAATGGATAGACAGCGTTCCTCTCCACCAAGGCGACGACATGTACCGCCACAACGGCGCTGGTGAAATGCTTGTTTTTTCGGCAGCAGATTTTGAGGATTTTCTCCAACCAAGGCCCGATCTCGGTGAAAATATGGAAGCCGAACTCGAAAAAGTTGTTCGTTTACTCGTGAGTAATCGATGGCCATTCAGATTACATGCCACATACAACGAAAGTATCAGCCGCTTTTTGGACGTATTCGAGAAAGTCAATCGCGACATTCCGTTTGATGGACTGGCCTGGATTTTCGACCATGCCGAAACGATAGACGAACGTAATATCGAACGCACCAAAGCGCTTGGTGGTGGTATTGCCATCCAAAGCCGTATGGCCTATCAAGGTGAATATTTTGCAGATCGATATGGCTCTACTGCGGCAGAACAAACACCTCCTGTCAAAAAAATGCTGGCCATGGAAGTTCCTGTAGGAGGTGGATCCGATGCAACCCGCGTGAGCAGCTACAATCCCTGGGTGTCCATGTACTGGCTTACCGCAGGAAAAACTGTGGGTGGACTCCAAATATACCAAGATAGCAAGCTTGACCGCATGACTGCGCTACAGCTCTATACCAAAGGCAGTGCCTGGTTTTCACAAGAACAACAAAAAAAGGGAGATATTGCTGTGGGAATGCTAGCTGATTTAACGGTACTTAACAATGACTATTTTACGGTAGAAGATGAAGCGATTAAGGAGATCGAATCCGAACTTACTGTCGTAGCGGGCAAAATTGTCTATGCGGAAGGTGATTTCAGTTCCTTCTCTCCCCCACCGATCCCCATTCTACCCGATTGGTCACCTACAAAAAGCTATAGTGGTTATTATAGTGTTTCGAAAACAGCTCAAAAAAGCAGTGCAACTGCATCAACAGCTCAAAGCAGCATTGTAAATTCCATCCATCTTTGTAGCGGCAGCTGTCAGGTACATGCACACGATCACAATCAAGCCCGAATGAGTAACATCGCGATAAACAATTACACCGCATTCTGGGGAGCCCTAGGCTGTTCATGTTTTGCATTTTAA
- a CDS encoding M17 family peptidase N-terminal domain-containing protein, translating into MKTTKRLFLKKTCQWTLVALLGTLAATPIQSYAQVTASAPIKTTAIGTSTIWGNVDGLAIEGLVQGPSAAASDLQVACVFEYTEGDIFISPPALPAALNGLVHLDEALHGTLTEIRKTGKFKGHALETILLTPSQKSTLASKKLLLIGLGKREDFHAELMKDVAHVAMREALRLGVKDFSFASDLKDAGVDSPTALVAENVVLGCIDAFRTQKWLGEKNMDQQPVLNKITLLAGPAFFETAGEGIKKAIFSLQN; encoded by the coding sequence ATGAAAACAACAAAGAGACTCTTTCTAAAGAAAACATGTCAATGGACACTAGTCGCCTTGCTTGGCACACTTGCAGCTACTCCGATACAATCCTATGCGCAAGTAACGGCGTCAGCTCCTATTAAAACTACAGCAATAGGCACAAGTACCATCTGGGGCAATGTCGATGGACTAGCTATTGAAGGCCTCGTTCAAGGTCCTTCGGCAGCTGCAAGTGATCTGCAGGTGGCCTGTGTATTTGAATATACCGAGGGCGATATCTTTATCTCCCCTCCGGCATTGCCTGCCGCATTGAACGGTCTTGTACATTTAGATGAAGCTTTACATGGTACGTTAACTGAAATACGTAAGACAGGAAAATTTAAGGGCCATGCACTCGAAACCATCCTCTTAACCCCAAGCCAAAAGAGCACACTCGCAAGTAAAAAACTATTGTTGATTGGGCTTGGCAAACGGGAGGACTTCCATGCTGAACTGATGAAGGATGTAGCCCATGTTGCCATGCGCGAAGCGCTTCGATTAGGTGTCAAGGATTTTAGTTTTGCGAGTGATCTCAAAGATGCAGGTGTGGATTCGCCGACTGCCTTAGTTGCCGAAAATGTTGTTCTCGGATGTATAGATGCCTTCAGAACCCAAAAATGGTTGGGCGAAAAAAATATGGATCAACAACCGGTATTAAACAAGATCACGTTATTAGCCGGACCGGCATTCTTTGAAACGGCTGGTGAAGGTATCAAAAAAGCCATTTTCTCCTTACAAAACTAA